A region from the Deinococcus fonticola genome encodes:
- a CDS encoding ABC transporter ATP-binding protein: MNGIELQEVSKTFGAGSKRVTALDGLNLHIRAGELTALLGPNGAGKTTAISLMLGLAAPTRGQVRVLGADPRQDTVRARIGSMPQESAIPQALTVREAAALFASFYPAPLAVDEVLKLTDLQGAANRRAGALSGGQKRRLAFALAVVGNPEILLIDEPTTGMDAGSRLAFWDAMQVLRASGRTILLTTHYLEEAQRSADRVVVMNAGQVLADGTPEQLRAQVGGARVQFKSDLVLAELQRLPGVERAEVDAHGRADLRTRTPESLLGELYRRQSPFTELEVSRASLEDAFLSLTA; the protein is encoded by the coding sequence ATGAACGGCATCGAACTGCAAGAAGTGAGCAAGACCTTTGGGGCAGGCAGCAAAAGGGTCACTGCCCTGGACGGCCTGAACCTGCACATCCGGGCCGGGGAACTTACGGCGCTGCTGGGGCCGAACGGGGCCGGCAAGACCACCGCCATTTCCCTGATGCTGGGCCTGGCCGCGCCCACACGGGGGCAGGTGCGGGTGCTGGGCGCCGACCCCCGTCAGGACACCGTCCGCGCCCGCATCGGCTCGATGCCGCAGGAAAGCGCCATTCCGCAGGCCCTGACGGTGCGCGAGGCCGCCGCCCTGTTCGCCAGCTTCTACCCCGCGCCGCTCGCGGTGGACGAAGTGCTGAAGCTCACGGACTTGCAGGGCGCGGCGAACCGGCGGGCCGGGGCACTCTCGGGCGGGCAAAAACGCCGCCTGGCTTTTGCGCTGGCGGTGGTGGGCAACCCCGAGATTCTGCTGATCGACGAACCCACCACCGGCATGGACGCGGGCAGCCGCCTGGCTTTCTGGGACGCCATGCAGGTGCTCAGGGCCTCCGGGCGCACCATCCTGTTGACCACGCATTACCTGGAGGAAGCGCAGCGCAGCGCCGACCGCGTGGTCGTCATGAACGCCGGTCAGGTGCTGGCCGACGGTACCCCCGAGCAGCTGCGTGCCCAGGTGGGCGGGGCCAGAGTGCAGTTCAAATCCGATCTGGTGCTGGCCGAATTGCAACGGCTGCCTGGGGTAGAGCGCGCCGAGGTGGACGCCCACGGCCGGGCCGACCTGCGCACGCGCACCCCCGAAAGCCTGCTGGGCGAACTGTACCGCCGCCAATCGCCCTTCACCGAACTGGAAGTCAGCCGCGCCAGCCTGGAAGACGCCTTCCTGAGCCTGACCGCGTGA
- a CDS encoding single-stranded DNA-binding protein, whose amino-acid sequence MADLDRVREALRASMTAWATLEVRGDQARVNPAPDLDTLAAHLERVDDAWGIEWACDSVQPFVVRAKLTVSGMTREGLASAPTLGDAKLAALAEVARVYGVSPTGEGHWVEYDPDDGPNTTHLDEDAEPAPPPRAMPLPPEPPRDPQMEKARRHIEDLLEQLKAAGKGGEAARILMRGYGETLDESRTIYKELQAILKG is encoded by the coding sequence ATGGCTGACCTTGACCGCGTTCGTGAAGCCCTGCGTGCCAGCATGACCGCCTGGGCCACGCTGGAAGTGCGGGGCGATCAGGCCCGCGTGAACCCCGCCCCCGACCTCGACACGCTGGCCGCGCACCTGGAACGCGTGGACGACGCCTGGGGCATCGAGTGGGCGTGTGACAGTGTGCAGCCCTTCGTGGTGCGCGCCAAACTCACGGTGTCCGGTATGACCCGCGAGGGCCTGGCCAGCGCCCCCACCCTGGGCGACGCGAAACTCGCGGCCCTTGCGGAGGTGGCGCGCGTGTACGGCGTATCTCCCACCGGCGAAGGCCACTGGGTCGAGTACGACCCCGACGACGGCCCCAACACCACGCACCTGGACGAGGACGCCGAACCCGCTCCGCCTCCCCGCGCCATGCCCCTGCCGCCCGAGCCGCCCCGTGACCCGCAGATGGAAAAAGCCCGCCGGCACATTGAAGACCTGCTGGAGCAACTCAAGGCGGCCGGCAAAGGCGGGGAGGCCGCCCGCATCCTGATGCGCGGGTACGGGGAAACGCTGGACGAAAGCCGCACCATCTACAAGGAACTTCAGGCCATCCTGAAGGGGTGA
- a CDS encoding metallophosphoesterase, giving the protein MHKFICIGDVHADFPTMWEALRAASCIDAQGLATPPVQSGAYQVILIGDLVHPKSAQAYTRLTGLRPFDSGDQEHLLIAAREQIKELEKLCTYQRSAPHAIHILLGNHDDNILNPHLILGTSGGIKHVEFDPRRGGVHLPAHLREWMQTFPRDIRIGTLQFTHVSPLPGHQHYDDLFYSDRSPKRWFRDTPEYVDMAGLSFGVYGHTQVDDGILIHRDEQDRPRFAVIDALHTRQYLELIHDEGQQSSLRGIQAVPF; this is encoded by the coding sequence GTGCACAAGTTCATCTGCATCGGAGACGTTCACGCCGACTTCCCCACCATGTGGGAGGCGCTGCGGGCCGCGAGTTGCATCGACGCCCAGGGGCTGGCCACCCCCCCAGTGCAAAGCGGCGCGTACCAGGTGATTCTCATCGGTGACCTGGTGCATCCCAAAAGCGCCCAGGCGTATACGCGCCTGACCGGCCTGCGTCCCTTCGATTCGGGCGACCAGGAGCACCTGCTGATCGCCGCCCGCGAGCAGATCAAGGAGCTGGAAAAACTGTGCACCTACCAGCGCTCCGCGCCGCACGCCATCCACATCCTGCTGGGCAACCACGACGACAACATTCTGAACCCACACCTGATCCTGGGCACTTCAGGGGGCATCAAACACGTGGAATTCGACCCGCGCCGGGGCGGCGTGCATCTGCCCGCGCACCTGCGCGAGTGGATGCAGACCTTTCCCAGAGACATTCGGATCGGGACGCTGCAATTCACGCACGTCTCGCCCCTGCCCGGCCACCAGCACTACGACGACCTGTTCTACAGCGACCGCAGCCCCAAACGCTGGTTCAGGGATACCCCCGAATACGTGGATATGGCCGGCCTGAGCTTCGGCGTGTACGGCCACACCCAGGTGGACGACGGCATCCTGATTCACCGCGACGAGCAGGATCGGCCCCGCTTTGCCGTCATTGACGCCCTGCACACCCGACAGTACCTGGAACTTATTCACGACGAGGGACAGCAGAGCAGCCTCCGGGGCATTCAGGCCGTGCCCTTCTGA
- the dcd gene encoding dCTP deaminase, translating to MSILPDWRIRELAQEGMIDPFEDRLIRTAENQHVISYGLSSFGYDLRCADEWKVFTNAHGNTIVDPKAFDERAFIDLTAPEIIIPPNSFVLARSYEYLKIPDTVMVVALGKSTYARCGIVANVTPLEPGWEGHVTLEFSNTTPLPAKMYAFEGCVQLLFFEGEKPEVTYGARQGKYQGQTGVTLPRL from the coding sequence GTGAGTATCCTGCCCGACTGGCGAATCCGCGAACTGGCCCAGGAGGGCATGATCGACCCCTTTGAAGACCGCCTGATTCGCACGGCCGAGAACCAGCACGTGATCAGCTATGGCCTGTCCAGCTTCGGCTACGACCTGCGCTGCGCCGACGAGTGGAAAGTCTTCACGAACGCGCACGGGAATACCATCGTCGACCCCAAGGCCTTCGACGAACGCGCCTTCATCGACCTGACCGCTCCCGAAATCATCATTCCGCCCAACAGCTTCGTGCTGGCCCGCAGTTACGAGTACCTGAAAATCCCCGACACCGTCATGGTCGTGGCCCTCGGCAAATCCACCTACGCCCGCTGCGGCATCGTAGCCAACGTCACGCCGCTGGAACCCGGCTGGGAAGGCCACGTCACGCTGGAATTCAGCAACACCACGCCCCTCCCGGCCAAAATGTACGCCTTCGAGGGCTGCGTGCAACTGCTGTTTTTTGAAGGCGAGAAACCGGAAGTGACTTACGGGGCCCGCCAGGGCAAGTACCAGGGACAGACCGGCGTGACCCTGCCGCGCCTGTAA
- a CDS encoding metallophosphoesterase family protein yields the protein MRVAILSDTHGNAFALEAVLRDIRQASPDVTINLGDQIEGSADPGRAAALQASLNAVEVRGNNEEKLWAGGRRSPLSREIGAWLDNQVSAQARARLAALPLSARVEGGIFACHGTPQSAWDSLLWMWDQGGYYRARAPRELRQLVEPLAAQVVVCGHTHRPGATRVGDTLVVNSGAVSGQVDGDPRARWTLLERRGGHWSADFRAASYDIEAAVAWSVKHSPFGEFEAGLLRSGEMSGRGTS from the coding sequence ATGAGGGTCGCCATCCTCTCGGACACGCACGGCAACGCCTTTGCGCTGGAGGCGGTGCTGCGCGACATTCGACAGGCCAGCCCGGACGTGACCATCAACCTGGGCGACCAGATCGAGGGCAGCGCCGATCCGGGCCGCGCCGCTGCCCTTCAGGCCAGTCTGAACGCCGTGGAAGTGCGCGGAAACAACGAGGAGAAGCTGTGGGCGGGCGGCCGCCGCAGCCCCCTGAGCCGCGAGATCGGGGCGTGGCTCGATAACCAGGTCAGCGCCCAAGCGCGGGCGCGTCTGGCGGCCCTGCCCCTGAGCGCGCGGGTCGAGGGAGGCATTTTCGCGTGTCACGGGACGCCCCAGAGTGCCTGGGACAGCCTGCTGTGGATGTGGGATCAGGGCGGGTACTACCGCGCCCGCGCCCCGCGTGAGCTGCGGCAGCTGGTCGAGCCGCTGGCGGCGCAGGTGGTGGTCTGCGGGCACACCCACCGCCCGGGCGCGACCCGCGTGGGCGACACCCTGGTGGTCAACAGTGGCGCCGTCAGTGGCCAGGTCGACGGTGACCCGCGTGCCCGCTGGACGCTGCTGGAACGGCGCGGGGGTCACTGGAGCGCCGATTTTCGCGCCGCCAGCTACGACATCGAGGCGGCTGTGGCCTGGTCCGTGAAGCACTCGCCTTTTGGCGAATTCGAGGCTGGGCTGCTGCGCTCGGGCGAGATGAGCGGCCGGGGCACTTCCTGA
- the lepA gene encoding translation elongation factor 4 yields the protein MTDPRTAHIRNFSIIAHVDHGKSTLADRILEKLGAMGERDKRDQTLDTLELERERGITIKSTPIRLEYVQEGGERYVFNLIDTPGHVDFNYEVSRSLAACEGVLLLVDASQGVEAQTIVNAYLAIDNNLEIVPVINKIDLPAADPEGAARELEEVIGIPADGAVFASGKTGQGVPEILEAVVKHIPPPTGDPDAPLKALIFDSFYDAYQGVILFVRVLEGTLKPKDAIRMFSNGKDFDVDKVGTFSPGLVVGDSLIAGSVGWVAAGIKDIHDAQVGDTLTSREHPTAEPFPGFKPAQPVVFSGLYPTDTEDYRKLREALEKLKLNDAAFSFEPETSEALGFGFRCGFLGLLHAEIIQERLEREYDLDLIATAPAVVYRVTLTNGEVFETQNPAEFPTRDRITLIEEPYIKLHVMLPETYVGTVMQLLQERRGVMETMNYLGQHGRVELIYEVPFAEILYDFHDRLKSISRGYASMDYEQIGYREGDLRKVDIMVNNEVIDALAVIVHDTKTYSLGRKIVDKMAEVIPRQMFPVPVQAVIGAKIIARATVKAYRKDVLAKCYGGDISRKKKLLDKQKKGRARMKQFGTVEVPQEAFLAVLSTEE from the coding sequence GTGACCGATCCGCGCACCGCACACATCAGGAACTTTTCAATCATTGCCCACGTGGATCACGGCAAGTCCACCCTCGCTGACCGGATTCTGGAGAAGCTCGGCGCGATGGGCGAGCGCGACAAGCGCGACCAGACCCTCGACACGCTGGAACTCGAACGTGAGCGGGGCATCACCATCAAGTCCACCCCCATCCGCCTGGAATACGTGCAGGAGGGCGGCGAACGGTACGTGTTCAACCTGATCGACACGCCCGGACACGTGGACTTCAACTACGAGGTCTCGCGGTCGCTGGCGGCGTGCGAGGGCGTGCTGCTGCTGGTGGACGCTTCGCAGGGCGTCGAGGCGCAGACCATCGTGAACGCGTACCTCGCCATCGACAACAACCTGGAAATCGTGCCGGTCATCAACAAGATCGACCTGCCCGCCGCCGACCCGGAAGGCGCTGCCCGGGAACTGGAGGAAGTGATCGGGATTCCCGCCGACGGCGCTGTGTTCGCGTCCGGGAAGACCGGGCAGGGCGTGCCGGAAATCCTGGAGGCGGTCGTGAAGCACATCCCGCCGCCCACCGGCGACCCGGACGCGCCGCTCAAGGCCCTGATCTTCGACTCCTTCTACGACGCCTACCAGGGCGTGATCCTGTTCGTCCGCGTGCTGGAAGGCACCCTGAAGCCCAAGGACGCCATCCGGATGTTCAGCAACGGCAAGGACTTCGACGTGGACAAGGTCGGCACCTTCAGCCCCGGGCTGGTCGTGGGCGACTCCCTGATCGCGGGCAGCGTGGGCTGGGTGGCGGCCGGCATCAAGGACATTCACGACGCGCAGGTGGGCGACACCCTCACCAGCCGCGAACACCCCACCGCCGAGCCCTTCCCGGGCTTCAAGCCGGCGCAGCCGGTGGTGTTCTCGGGCCTGTACCCCACCGACACCGAGGACTACCGCAAACTGCGCGAGGCGCTGGAGAAGCTGAAGCTGAACGACGCGGCCTTCTCCTTCGAGCCGGAAACCTCTGAGGCGCTGGGCTTCGGCTTCCGCTGCGGCTTCCTGGGCCTGCTGCACGCCGAGATCATTCAGGAGCGCCTGGAGCGCGAGTACGACCTGGACCTGATCGCCACCGCGCCGGCCGTGGTGTACCGCGTGACCCTGACGAACGGTGAGGTGTTCGAGACGCAGAACCCGGCCGAGTTCCCCACCCGCGACCGCATCACCCTGATCGAGGAGCCGTACATCAAGCTGCACGTCATGCTGCCCGAAACGTACGTGGGCACGGTCATGCAACTTCTTCAGGAGCGCCGGGGCGTGATGGAGACCATGAACTACCTGGGGCAGCATGGGCGCGTGGAGCTGATCTACGAGGTGCCGTTCGCGGAGATCCTGTACGACTTCCACGACCGCCTGAAGAGCATCTCGCGCGGGTACGCCAGCATGGACTACGAGCAGATCGGGTACCGCGAGGGCGACCTGCGCAAGGTGGACATCATGGTGAACAACGAGGTGATCGATGCGCTGGCCGTGATCGTGCACGACACCAAGACGTACTCGCTGGGCCGCAAGATCGTGGACAAGATGGCCGAGGTGATTCCCCGGCAGATGTTCCCGGTGCCGGTGCAGGCCGTGATCGGCGCGAAGATCATTGCCCGCGCGACCGTGAAGGCCTACCGCAAGGACGTGCTCGCCAAGTGTTACGGCGGGGACATCAGCCGCAAGAAGAAGCTGCTGGACAAGCAGAAGAAGGGCCGCGCCCGCATGAAGCAGTTCGGGACGGTGGAGGTGCCGCAGGAGGCGTTCCTGGCGGTACTCAGCACCGAGGAATAA
- a CDS encoding M28 family peptidase: MAARTRPLPTKPAKPVWPWLLLTAVLLGLLSWGYRVVTQPSNPAVQARALGRTPAQNWQALRAFGPRPVGSKGHDRAVDWLETQFSALGYRVTRQDVPLTRSFDLGGSLRSGQTVIPVAAIYGAAGGEQTAKLVRVPPQASAEQLRQLPVQTNIALTTCPGPNWKPLVEAVMTAGAFGLVVIDDCPTRRWQKVDATPLPLVQAGARDKGRLLALAGQTVTLRSQVEERPVTGHNLVAARVKARPEVLLGAHLDTVNGSLGANDNSSGVLSVLEAARQAVNTPLADHTWFVLFDAEEDGTLGSRAFVRQFGFPLHSTRAMLNFDMVGVDVRPLGAAIDPEVLPLARQVRPTLRVFEDEPVSDRKILGRFAPPTGRSDHLHFKLTQKRTVFLHRGEDVNYHAPTDQTLQTALVQDTADFGVALARAVLKADLKVKEPCRIGAPSC; this comes from the coding sequence ATGGCCGCCCGCACCCGTCCGTTGCCGACGAAACCCGCGAAACCCGTGTGGCCCTGGCTGCTGCTGACGGCGGTGTTGCTTGGCCTGCTGTCCTGGGGATACCGGGTGGTCACGCAGCCAAGCAACCCGGCGGTGCAGGCGCGGGCCCTCGGGCGCACACCGGCGCAGAACTGGCAGGCGCTCCGGGCGTTCGGGCCGCGCCCGGTGGGCAGTAAGGGGCATGACCGGGCGGTGGACTGGCTGGAAACGCAGTTCAGTGCGCTGGGCTACCGCGTGACGCGGCAGGATGTGCCGCTGACCCGTTCGTTCGACCTGGGCGGCAGCCTGAGATCCGGACAGACAGTCATTCCGGTGGCCGCCATCTACGGCGCCGCAGGTGGCGAGCAGACGGCCAAACTGGTGCGGGTGCCGCCGCAGGCCAGCGCCGAGCAGTTACGCCAGCTTCCTGTCCAGACGAACATTGCCCTGACCACCTGCCCCGGCCCGAACTGGAAACCCCTGGTGGAAGCGGTGATGACCGCCGGGGCTTTCGGGCTGGTGGTCATCGACGACTGCCCCACCCGGCGCTGGCAGAAGGTGGACGCCACGCCGCTGCCGCTGGTGCAGGCCGGCGCGCGCGACAAAGGCCGCTTGCTGGCGCTGGCCGGGCAGACTGTGACGCTCAGGTCGCAGGTGGAGGAACGCCCGGTGACCGGCCACAACCTGGTGGCGGCGCGGGTGAAGGCCAGGCCCGAAGTACTGCTGGGGGCTCATCTGGACACCGTGAACGGCAGCCTGGGCGCCAACGACAACAGCAGCGGCGTCCTGAGCGTGCTGGAAGCGGCGCGGCAGGCCGTGAACACGCCGCTGGCCGATCACACCTGGTTCGTGCTGTTCGACGCCGAGGAGGACGGCACCCTCGGCAGCCGCGCGTTTGTCCGGCAGTTCGGTTTTCCCCTGCACAGCACGCGGGCCATGCTGAATTTCGACATGGTGGGCGTGGACGTCAGGCCGCTGGGGGCCGCCATCGACCCGGAGGTGCTCCCGCTGGCGCGGCAGGTGCGGCCCACCCTGCGCGTCTTCGAGGACGAACCGGTCAGCGACCGCAAGATCCTGGGAAGGTTTGCCCCACCCACCGGGCGCAGTGACCACCTGCACTTCAAACTGACTCAGAAACGCACCGTCTTCCTGCACCGGGGGGAAGACGTGAATTATCACGCGCCCACCGACCAGACGCTGCAAACCGCCCTGGTGCAGGACACCGCTGATTTCGGCGTCGCTCTGGCCCGCGCGGTGCTGAAGGCCGACCTGAAGGTCAAGGAACCCTGCCGCATCGGTGCGCCGTCCTGCTGA
- a CDS encoding fructosamine kinase family protein has product MLTSLPPAVKAAAQSHLGSRVTEVSRLSGGDISAAFRVVAGHGQFVVKVRPEQADHPALFHAEALGLHLLGQQLVGEARAVVVPQVVGYGLAAGGTGVGQLAYLVMNFLEPAPETPQAQEALGRGLAALHRTAGPQFGGTPDNFMGFLPQKNPPTPTAAEFFWAARLAPQLKRAQDHLSAEDLRNFEALRERLPGLIPPEAPALVHGDLWRGNMLFTALGPALIDPAATYSHREVDLSLMRLFGGVSERVFAAYAEAFPPAEGWEQRADLWNLYPLLAHLNMFGDRYLGRLQAALHAASNIII; this is encoded by the coding sequence ATGCTGACCAGCTTGCCGCCCGCCGTGAAAGCTGCTGCCCAGTCCCACCTGGGGTCGCGGGTCACAGAGGTTTCGCGCCTGTCGGGCGGGGACATCAGCGCGGCGTTCCGGGTGGTGGCGGGTCATGGGCAGTTCGTGGTGAAGGTGCGCCCGGAGCAGGCCGATCACCCGGCGCTCTTTCACGCCGAGGCCCTGGGCCTGCACCTGCTGGGCCAGCAGCTGGTCGGGGAGGCGCGGGCGGTGGTGGTGCCGCAGGTGGTGGGGTACGGGTTGGCGGCGGGCGGCACCGGAGTGGGACAACTGGCTTACCTGGTCATGAATTTTCTGGAACCTGCCCCGGAAACCCCACAGGCGCAGGAAGCGCTGGGACGCGGCCTGGCGGCGCTGCACCGCACAGCGGGGCCGCAGTTTGGCGGCACCCCAGATAACTTCATGGGCTTCCTGCCGCAAAAAAACCCGCCCACCCCCACCGCCGCGGAGTTCTTCTGGGCAGCGCGGCTGGCCCCGCAACTGAAGCGGGCGCAGGATCACCTGAGTGCAGAGGATCTCCGGAATTTCGAGGCGTTGCGGGAACGCCTGCCAGGTCTGATTCCGCCGGAGGCTCCAGCCCTGGTTCACGGCGACCTGTGGCGGGGCAACATGCTGTTCACGGCGCTGGGCCCGGCCCTGATCGACCCGGCGGCCACCTATTCACACCGCGAGGTGGACTTGAGCCTGATGCGCCTGTTCGGTGGGGTCAGTGAGCGGGTATTCGCGGCGTACGCCGAGGCGTTCCCGCCGGCGGAAGGCTGGGAGCAGAGGGCCGACCTGTGGAACCTGTATCCGCTGCTGGCGCATCTGAACATGTTCGGAGACCGTTACCTGGGACGGTTGCAAGCAGCCTTACACGCTGCATCAAATATTATAATTTAA
- a CDS encoding VOC family protein, with product MIALSPILPATTRVGSVTLLARHLPELMHFYRSLLGLSVLAETDTSITLGTATTPLLTLHAAPDLPAPLPNRPGLYHTAFLHPTRADLGRWLAHAARLGLRIGSGDHLVSEAFYLTDPEGNGIEVYADRPRDTWMWENGQVKMDTLAVDAASVLREAGIDPNDLNDLPDDYRAPDGLTLGHMHLKVGNAAQAAQFYRDTLGLDLVSNLPGAAFLSWGAYHHHLGLNEWHTRGQGQPAAPAAGLGGVEFITPDLSGLRTHLAGREGISDHGDHLTLHDPWGHQISVRQA from the coding sequence ATGATTGCCCTCTCCCCCATTCTTCCGGCCACCACCCGGGTCGGCTCGGTCACGCTGCTGGCCCGCCACCTGCCCGAACTGATGCACTTCTACCGTTCCCTGCTGGGACTGAGCGTGCTTGCGGAAACAGACACGTCCATTACGCTGGGCACGGCCACCACGCCGCTGCTGACCCTGCACGCCGCACCAGATCTGCCCGCTCCACTGCCCAACCGTCCGGGGTTGTACCACACCGCCTTCCTGCACCCCACCCGCGCCGACCTGGGCCGCTGGCTGGCGCACGCCGCGCGGCTGGGCCTGCGCATCGGCAGCGGCGACCACCTCGTCAGTGAAGCGTTTTACCTGACCGACCCGGAAGGCAATGGCATCGAGGTCTACGCCGACCGCCCGCGCGACACCTGGATGTGGGAGAACGGACAGGTCAAGATGGACACCCTCGCGGTGGACGCCGCCAGTGTGCTGCGCGAAGCCGGCATCGACCCCAATGACCTGAACGACCTGCCGGACGATTACCGCGCCCCCGACGGCCTGACCCTCGGACACATGCACCTGAAAGTCGGGAACGCCGCCCAGGCCGCCCAGTTCTACCGCGATACGTTGGGCCTTGACCTGGTGTCCAACCTCCCTGGCGCGGCCTTCCTGTCCTGGGGCGCCTACCACCACCACCTTGGGCTGAACGAGTGGCACACCCGTGGGCAAGGCCAACCCGCCGCGCCCGCCGCCGGACTGGGAGGCGTGGAATTCATCACCCCCGACCTGAGCGGTTTACGTACTCACCTGGCCGGCCGTGAAGGCATCAGCGACCACGGCGACCACCTGACCCTGCACGACCCCTGGGGTCACCAGATCAGCGTCCGCCAGGCCTGA
- a CDS encoding cupin domain-containing protein: protein MERLSLPPSGGIPNNPRLPVLIYWRALKVKTAAQAEAALASQGWTNSWQNGIYSFHHYHSTAHEVLVVVRGQTRVTLGGEGGPQVQLQAGDVVLLPAGTGHRNDGSSPDLLVVGAYAGGRDWDVCRPEETDMAAAQRRIAAVPDWEQEPV, encoded by the coding sequence GTGGAAAGGCTGTCGTTGCCGCCGAGTGGTGGGATACCGAATAATCCCCGCCTGCCTGTGCTGATTTACTGGAGGGCGCTGAAGGTGAAAACGGCCGCGCAGGCCGAGGCGGCACTCGCCTCACAGGGCTGGACAAACAGCTGGCAGAACGGCATTTATTCTTTTCACCACTACCACTCTACGGCGCATGAGGTGCTGGTGGTGGTGCGTGGACAGACCCGGGTCACACTGGGCGGTGAGGGCGGGCCGCAAGTGCAACTTCAGGCGGGGGACGTGGTGCTGCTGCCCGCCGGAACAGGCCACCGCAATGACGGCAGCAGCCCGGATCTGCTGGTAGTGGGTGCTTATGCCGGGGGCCGCGACTGGGATGTCTGCCGTCCAGAGGAAACAGACATGGCCGCGGCCCAGCGCAGGATAGCTGCGGTGCCCGACTGGGAGCAGGAACCGGTCTGA
- a CDS encoding V-type ATP synthase subunit D encodes MAGQISPTRSALLASKASLKTATGGADLLKRKRDALIGEFFALVKDALAAREQLTGVSKGAYTSLFGAKAWDSPEAVESLSLAGTGDYAVDMQIDSVYGVKVPRINIPERAAAANFSPINVGARTIQASTDFNGLLEAIVKVAGTETKLRRIGEEIKKTSRRVNALEQVVIPGIEDDIRFIRSVLDQREREAGFTQKKIKAKIDAKSKAAREAAAATSHGSAAD; translated from the coding sequence ATGGCAGGACAAATCAGCCCCACCCGCAGTGCCCTGCTGGCGAGCAAAGCCAGCCTGAAGACCGCGACGGGCGGCGCCGACTTGCTGAAACGCAAACGTGACGCCCTGATCGGGGAGTTTTTCGCCCTGGTGAAAGACGCCCTGGCCGCCCGCGAGCAGCTGACCGGCGTGAGTAAAGGCGCCTACACCAGCTTGTTCGGCGCCAAAGCCTGGGACAGCCCGGAAGCCGTCGAGAGCCTCAGCCTCGCTGGCACCGGTGATTACGCCGTGGACATGCAGATCGACAGCGTATACGGCGTGAAAGTCCCCCGCATCAACATTCCTGAACGGGCTGCCGCCGCGAACTTCAGCCCGATCAACGTCGGCGCGCGCACCATTCAGGCGTCCACGGACTTTAACGGTCTGCTGGAAGCCATCGTGAAGGTCGCCGGCACCGAAACGAAGCTCCGGCGCATTGGTGAGGAGATCAAGAAGACCTCCCGCCGCGTGAACGCGCTGGAGCAGGTCGTGATTCCCGGCATCGAGGACGACATTCGCTTCATCCGCTCGGTGCTTGACCAGCGCGAACGCGAAGCCGGCTTCACGCAGAAGAAGATCAAGGCGAAAATCGACGCCAAGTCGAAAGCCGCCCGCGAAGCCGCCGCGGCCACCAGCCACGGCTCAGCCGCCGACTAA